The following proteins are encoded in a genomic region of Gossypium hirsutum isolate 1008001.06 chromosome D05, Gossypium_hirsutum_v2.1, whole genome shotgun sequence:
- the LOC107903956 gene encoding cytochrome P450 CYP82D47-like (The RefSeq protein has 1 substitution compared to this genomic sequence): MDLLDLSIFGYALVLGITLLFLYTKLKKSSSGSGGKAPPVAAGAWPIIGHLPLLGGPKAPHESLGDLGEKYGPAYMIRIGVHPALVVNSSDVAKEIFTVNDMYVSSRSEFAAAEHLGYNYAMFGFSPYGQFWREMRKITMLEVLSNHRIDQLKKVFVSEIEGSMKLLYNTWADKKNGSGKVLVEMKKHFSDLTLNVIMRTVAGKRYSVGAEEDQKEVLRYRTALRDFFHLTGMFVLGDAVPFLRWLDFGGYEKKMKKTAKALDEISGGWLDDHRKGGHWDENKKEKDFMDVMNSVLKGASLAGYDADTINKATSLNMILAGSDTTTVTLIWGLSLMLNKPHVLKKAQEELDTHIGRDRFVNEPDIGKLVYIQAIVKETLRMYPPAPLSAPRELSESCSIGGYDIPKGTRLIINLHKIQRDPKKWPEPSEFKPERFLTTHKDIDVKGQHFELMPFGSGRRSCPGTSFALHMLYLTMSNFLHAFDFSTPSNGLIDLTGTDGLTNIKSTPLQALVSPRLAPELYN, from the exons ATGGATCTTCTTGATCTCTCTATTTTTGGCTATGCACTAGTCTTAGGCATTACGCTACTGTTTTTGTACACCAAACTCAAAAAGTCTAGCTCAGGAAGCGGCGGCAAAGCTCCACCGGTAGCAGCCGGTGCATGGCCAATAATCGGTCACCTCCCGCTATTAGGGGGACCCAAGGCCCCTCATGAATCGTTGGGAGacttgggtgagaaatatggacCTGCTTACATGATCCGGATCGGTGTTCATCCAGCCCTGGTGGTGAATTCGAGTGATGTAGCCAAGGAAATCTTCACTGTCAATGATATGTATGTTTCCTCCCGTTCCGAATTTGCCGCCGCTGAACACTTGGGTTACAATTATGCCATGTTTGGCTTCTCTCCTTACGGACAATTCTGGCGGGAAATGCGCAAAATAACAATGTTGGAGGTGCTATCCAATCACAGGATCGATCAACTCAAGAAAGTTTTTGTCTCGGAGATAGAAGGCTCAATGAAACTATTATATAATACGTGGGCAGACAAAAAAAATGGCTCTGGTAAGGTGTTGGTTGAGATGAAGAAACACTTTTCGGACTTGACTTTGAACGTTATTATGAGGACGGTTGCTGGGAAGAGGTACAGCGTTGGTGCGGAGGAAGACCAGAAAGAGGTGTTGAGATATCGTACGGCTTTACGAGATTTCTTTCACTTGACAGGGATGTTTGTGCTGGGAGATGCAGTCCCTTTCCTCCGATGGCTGGATTTTGGCGGctatgagaagaagatgaagaaaactGCTAAAGCGTTGGATGAAATTTCCGGGGGATGGCTAGATGACCACAGAAAGGGTGGACATtgggatgaaaataaaaaggagaagGATTTCATGGATGTAATGAACTCTGTTCTTAAAGGTGCAAGTCTTGCAGGTTATGATGCTGACACCATCAACAAAGCCACTTCCCTG AATATGATTTTAGCAGGCAGTGACACCACAACAGTTACTTTAATATGGGGTCTTTCCCTAATGTTAAACAAACCTCATGTACTCAAAAAGGCTCAAGAAGAACTAGACACCCATATTGGCAGGGATAGGTTTGTGAATGAAACAGACATTGGAAAATTGGTGTACATCCAAGCCATAGTTAAAGAGACATTAAGAATGTATCCACCTGCACCCCTTTCAGCGCCCCGTGAGCTCAGTGAAAGTTGTTCCATTGGAGGCTATGACATCCCCAAAGGCACTCGGTTAATTATAAACCTTCACAAGATCCAAAGGGATCCTAAAAAATGGCCAGAACCATCGGAATTTAAGCCCGAGAGGTTTCTCACTACCCACAAAGATATCGATGTTAAGGGTCAGCATTTTGAATTGATGCCCTTTGGTAGTGGTAGGAGGAGCTGTCCTGGTACATCGTTTGCACTTCATATGTTGTACTTGACCATGTCTAATTTCTTGCACGCCTTCGATTTCTCAACGCCATCCAATGGTTTGATTGACTTGACTGGGACCGATGGATTGACCAACATTAAATCTACCCCACTTCAAGCACTGGTCTCACCTCGTCTTGCTCCTGAGCTTTATAACTAA